The following proteins are co-located in the Spirosoma montaniterrae genome:
- a CDS encoding ABC transporter permease — MKSDVKPPRWARWLLTRLHPDDTLEEVEGDLDELYAHDYARGGKTQATLRYVLNVLSVLPPFVRRRKRKRDYYQQPSTLTLAMLRNYFKIVWRNLAKEKLYSLIKIGGLSTGVAACLLIALFVRQEVSYDQHYTAGDRIYRILEFSSFRGEVGSGVHFPAPLARTLQAEYPEFEQVGHYNAVEVFGAGSQEVRRSDALESTHDDGFVYASQELLSILQLPFLQGNPQQALTEPNTIVITKRKADTYFPGQNPIGKLLILNNDKQRQYRVSGVIEDFPVTSHFQYNFLMTLAGKEFGEGEQTNWRNSNYINYVRVRSGTDIGQLEHKLSGVVKKYFMPAASREGANHEEMAWLNSFRFKLQPVRAIYLNEDRVQDGLPHGDIRYIWLFGAIALFILLIASINFINLSTAKSANRAKEVGLRKVVGSLRRSLIGQFLTESLLFSSVSVVLGLLLANLLLPYFNGLVAKSLVFPWREWWLFPVLAIGTLLLGLLAGLYPAFYLSAFQPMQVLKGTVSRGSKHASTRSLLVVFQFTVSTVLIVGTFTIARQMHFILNKKLGFDKEQVLVLQGTHTLANQLTPFKNELLRLPDVKQASVSSFLPVEGTKRNNGGMWTQGMQDHEKVSSQHWNVDDAYVKTLGLKLVQGRNFSAQMLTDSQSVIINESLVKALHLRHPIGQRIFNWRGGWTVIGVVEDFHFNSLKEKIQPMGLFLGRSPNTILVKVATQDMAATLQSVTNVWKQFSPYQPIRYSFLDEQYASMYNDVQRTQRIFSSFAGLAILIACLGLFALSAFMAEQRSKEISIRKVLGASLNSILGLLAGNFIKLVLISFGIAAPIGWYLMSNWLNDFVYRIPLGWEIFLLAGLSTIGIALLTVSFQSIKAALMNPVKSLRSE; from the coding sequence ATGAAATCGGACGTGAAACCCCCGCGCTGGGCACGTTGGCTGCTGACCCGGCTCCACCCTGACGACACGCTCGAAGAAGTCGAAGGGGATTTAGACGAACTCTACGCGCACGACTATGCACGCGGGGGCAAAACGCAGGCCACGTTGCGCTACGTGCTCAATGTACTGTCGGTGCTGCCGCCCTTTGTGCGTAGGCGGAAACGAAAGCGAGACTATTATCAACAACCCTCAACCCTGACTCTGGCTATGCTACGTAACTATTTTAAAATCGTCTGGCGGAATTTAGCGAAGGAAAAGCTGTACTCGTTGATCAAGATTGGCGGACTGTCAACTGGTGTTGCCGCTTGTCTGTTAATTGCGTTGTTCGTCCGACAGGAGGTCAGCTACGACCAGCATTACACAGCGGGTGATCGTATTTACCGTATTCTCGAGTTTTCATCCTTCCGGGGAGAGGTCGGTAGTGGAGTGCATTTTCCGGCTCCCCTGGCACGTACCTTACAGGCCGAATATCCCGAATTTGAGCAGGTTGGCCATTACAATGCCGTCGAGGTATTTGGCGCGGGTAGCCAGGAGGTCCGGCGAAGCGATGCTCTTGAAAGCACCCACGACGATGGGTTTGTCTATGCGAGTCAGGAGTTGCTCAGCATTCTCCAACTACCATTCCTCCAGGGCAATCCGCAGCAGGCCCTGACCGAGCCAAACACAATTGTCATTACTAAGCGCAAAGCAGACACCTACTTCCCCGGTCAAAACCCAATTGGTAAGCTGCTTATCCTGAATAACGACAAGCAACGGCAATACAGAGTAAGTGGGGTGATCGAAGATTTTCCGGTTACGTCGCACTTCCAGTATAATTTTTTGATGACCCTGGCCGGTAAGGAATTTGGAGAAGGTGAGCAAACCAACTGGCGGAACAGCAATTATATCAACTACGTACGGGTTCGTTCTGGCACCGATATCGGGCAACTGGAACACAAATTATCGGGGGTAGTAAAAAAATACTTTATGCCTGCCGCCAGTCGGGAGGGAGCTAACCATGAAGAGATGGCCTGGCTCAATAGTTTTCGGTTCAAACTACAGCCCGTCCGTGCGATTTACCTGAATGAGGATCGGGTGCAGGACGGGCTGCCGCATGGCGATATTCGATACATCTGGCTGTTCGGTGCCATCGCCTTATTTATCTTGCTCATCGCGTCCATCAATTTTATCAATCTCTCGACGGCGAAGTCTGCTAATCGCGCCAAAGAAGTCGGCTTGCGTAAAGTGGTCGGCTCGCTGCGTCGTAGTCTGATTGGGCAGTTTCTGACCGAATCGTTGCTGTTCAGTAGTGTTTCGGTTGTTCTGGGCTTGCTGCTGGCCAACCTGCTGCTTCCGTATTTCAACGGACTCGTTGCCAAATCACTGGTTTTTCCCTGGCGTGAATGGTGGCTATTTCCCGTGCTGGCTATCGGTACGTTGCTGTTGGGGTTGCTGGCAGGTCTGTACCCGGCGTTCTATCTGTCTGCATTTCAACCGATGCAGGTACTGAAAGGAACAGTGAGCCGGGGCAGTAAGCACGCATCTACACGCAGTTTACTGGTTGTTTTTCAGTTCACCGTTTCGACTGTTCTTATCGTTGGGACTTTCACTATTGCCCGGCAAATGCACTTTATACTGAACAAAAAATTAGGTTTTGATAAAGAGCAGGTCCTGGTTCTTCAGGGAACCCACACGCTGGCGAACCAACTGACCCCGTTCAAAAACGAACTGCTCCGTTTACCCGATGTAAAACAGGCCAGTGTTAGTAGTTTTTTGCCCGTCGAGGGTACTAAACGAAATAACGGGGGCATGTGGACGCAGGGTATGCAGGACCATGAAAAGGTAAGCAGTCAACACTGGAACGTAGACGATGCATATGTAAAGACGCTCGGCTTGAAACTGGTGCAGGGACGAAATTTTTCTGCTCAGATGCTTACTGACTCACAGTCGGTTATCATTAATGAATCATTAGTGAAGGCACTCCATTTACGCCACCCCATTGGGCAGCGCATTTTTAACTGGCGGGGCGGCTGGACGGTAATCGGCGTTGTTGAAGATTTTCATTTTAATTCCCTCAAAGAGAAGATTCAACCCATGGGTTTATTTCTGGGACGTAGCCCTAATACTATATTGGTCAAAGTAGCTACCCAGGATATGGCGGCTACCCTCCAATCCGTAACGAACGTATGGAAGCAGTTCTCGCCCTACCAGCCCATTCGATACAGCTTTCTCGATGAGCAGTATGCATCCATGTACAACGATGTCCAGCGAACCCAGCGTATCTTCAGCAGTTTTGCCGGACTCGCTATTCTGATAGCCTGCTTAGGTTTGTTTGCCCTCTCTGCCTTCATGGCCGAGCAACGTAGTAAGGAGATCAGCATTCGGAAAGTATTGGGGGCCTCCCTGAACAGTATACTTGGCTTACTGGCCGGTAATTTTATCAAATTGGTACTCATCTCATTTGGTATAGCCGCGCCTATTGGCTGGTACTTAATGAGCAACTGGCTAAACGATTTTGTTTATCGCATTCCGTTGGGCTGGGAAATCTTTCTGTTAGCTGGTTTATCGACCATTGGCATTGCCCTGCTGACGGTCAGCTTCCAGAGCATTAAAGCCGCGTTGATGAACCCGGTGAAAAGTTTGCGGAGTGAGTAA
- a CDS encoding PadR family transcriptional regulator: MRRTYLGEFEEVVLLMVAILDGDAYGVTVSQAIEEHTGRVVAFGSVHNTLIRLEEKGFVKSELGGATAERGGRRKRLFHITALGSRALQEVQQLRQELWQLVPPGTLRLGGL; this comes from the coding sequence ATGCGCCGAACGTATCTGGGCGAATTTGAAGAGGTCGTGCTGCTGATGGTCGCCATCTTAGACGGGGATGCTTACGGCGTTACGGTCAGTCAGGCTATTGAAGAGCATACAGGTCGGGTGGTTGCCTTTGGCTCGGTGCATAACACGCTCATCCGGCTGGAAGAAAAGGGATTTGTAAAGTCGGAATTAGGTGGGGCCACCGCCGAGCGGGGCGGTCGGCGTAAGCGACTGTTTCACATAACGGCCCTCGGCAGCCGGGCCTTGCAGGAAGTGCAACAACTCCGCCAGGAACTCTGGCAACTGGTTCCGCCCGGTACGCTTCGACTCGGTGGTCTATGA